The genome window CCCGGCCTCAAGCTGAACGCGCATGAATACGAACTCGATAACGGCATGAAGGTGCTGGTGAAACCCGATACCCGCGCGCCGGTGGCGGTGGTACAAGTCTGGTACAAGGTCGGTTCGGCCGACGAGCACACCGGCATCACCGGCGTGTCACACGTACTGGAACACATGATGTTCAAAGGTACGGAGCGGCATCCGGCGGGCGAGTTCTCCCGCATCATCGCCGCCAACGGCGGCGAGGAAAACGCCTTCACCAGCCGCGATTACACCGCGTATTACGAGATGCTGGAGAGAAGCCGCCTGCCGATCGCGCTGGAGCTGGAAGCCGATCGTATGCGTAACCTTACGATGTCCAAAGACGCGTTTCTGAAAGAGATCGAGGTGGTGAAGGAGGAACGGCGCCTGCGCACCGACGACAGTCCGCCTTCGCTGACCTATGAGCAGCTCAACGCCACGGCCTTCAATCACGGCCCGTATCATCATCCCATCATCGGCTGGATGAGCGATCTGGAGCACCTGACCATCGAGGATGCGCGGCGCTGGTACGACAGCTGGTACGCACCGAACAACGCTACCCTGGTGGTGGTCGGCGACGTAGAGCCCGCAGCGGTGCGCAAGCTCGCCGAGCGCTATTTCGGCGACATCCCGGCGAAAAAATTGCCGGATCGCGAGCCACGGCCGGAAGCGCCGCAGCGCGGCGAGCGGCGCGCGGTGGTCAAGGCGCCCGCCGAGCTGCCGTATCTCATGCAGGCTTACAAAACGCCGGCATTGCTGATGAGCGAACACGTATGGGAGCCGTACGCGCTCGCCGTGGCAGCCGGTGTGCTGGACGCCGGTCGCAGTTCGCGGCTGAGCCAGCGTCTGGTGCGCGGGCAGCAGGTCGCGGCTTCCGCCGGCGCCAGTTACGATCTTTATTCGCGCTATGACGACCTCTTCCTGCTGGATTCCACCCCCGCCAGCGGGCGTGGCATGGCGGAAGTGGAGCAGGCGCTTGACCGTGAGATCGATAAATTGCGCACCAAGCTGGTCACACAGGCGGAACTTGATCGGGTCAAGGCGCAGGTGGTTGCCTCCGAGGTGTACGCGCAGGATTCGATCATGACGCAGGCCACCACCCTGGGTGCACTGGAGACCATTGGCGTCGGCTGGGAGGCGATCGAGGAATACATAGAGCATATCCGGGCAGTGACGCCGGAGCAGGTGCGCGAAGTCGCGCGCAAGTATCTCATCGAGGACAAGCGCACCACCGCGGTGCTGGAGCCGGTCGCCATACAGCCCGCCGCCAAGCGCGCGCCGGCGGCCAGTGAGGCCGCGCAATGAGCGCGCGGCGCTACCCCCC of Gammaproteobacteria bacterium contains these proteins:
- a CDS encoding insulinase family protein; protein product: MKTLLLAALAGLLCIASATSSQQPGLKLNAHEYELDNGMKVLVKPDTRAPVAVVQVWYKVGSADEHTGITGVSHVLEHMMFKGTERHPAGEFSRIIAANGGEENAFTSRDYTAYYEMLERSRLPIALELEADRMRNLTMSKDAFLKEIEVVKEERRLRTDDSPPSLTYEQLNATAFNHGPYHHPIIGWMSDLEHLTIEDARRWYDSWYAPNNATLVVVGDVEPAAVRKLAERYFGDIPAKKLPDREPRPEAPQRGERRAVVKAPAELPYLMQAYKTPALLMSEHVWEPYALAVAAGVLDAGRSSRLSQRLVRGQQVAASAGASYDLYSRYDDLFLLDSTPASGRGMAEVEQALDREIDKLRTKLVTQAELDRVKAQVVASEVYAQDSIMTQATTLGALETIGVGWEAIEEYIEHIRAVTPEQVREVARKYLIEDKRTTAVLEPVAIQPAAKRAPAASEAAQ